Below is a genomic region from Raphanus sativus cultivar WK10039 chromosome 4, ASM80110v3, whole genome shotgun sequence.
TCTCTAGCGAGATCCACACGTCTTTCCAAACCTTTGTAGTCTCTCCGTTTCCAATTGCTCGTCCTAGGTTGCCTATTAGTAAATCCCTTCCATGTAGTATACTTCTCCACCCGTGAGAGCACACTGATGGAACCTTTGCCTCCATGAAAGTTGTAGAGTGACAGTATTTTCCTAAAAGAACCCGTGCTAATAGGCTATCTGGTTTAGTGAGGATCTTCCACGCTTGTTTAGCTAGGAGAGCTTGGTTAAATAACTGTATATCTCTAATCCCCAATCCCCCTCCTGCCTTAGGCCTCGTAATCTTGTCCCAAGAAACCCAAGCAATCTTTCTTTTCCCGTTTGGTTTATCCCACCAAAACCTTGTGAATACTGATTGTATGCGCTTGCAGAGACTAACGGGCAGTTCAAAGCAAGACATGGAGAAGGTGGGGATGGCAGTTAGCACAGCTTGTAGCATAGTTAGCTTCCCTGCCCTAGACAAGAAGCGCGTGGATAGACTGTTAGCTCTTTGCCGGATTCTATCAACCAGAGCTGTGAAGAGGTCCTTCTTCTTTCTACCGAAGTGCTCCGGTAAGCCCAAGTATTTACCTTGTCCTCCTTCCTTAGAGATGCCCAACAGACTTTTGACAATGTTCTTTGTTTCTGCAGATGTCTTTGAAGAGAAGGTAACCGCTGATTTATCCTTGTTGATTTTTTGACCCGAGGCTTGTTCATACTCCCACAAGATCTCCTTCAACTTGTTGCAGCTCGATGGTGAGGAGTAGCAGAAGAACATTGTGTCATCAGCAAAGAGCAAATGGTTCACCCTCGGGCTACCACGTGCCACTCTTATTCCTTGCAAGGTACCATCTCGTCCTGCTTCTTTGCATAATCCCGATAGAACTTGGCCACATAGAATGAACAGATAGGGAGATAGGGGATCTCCCTGTCTAATGCCTCTGTTAGGTTTGACCGCTCCTAGAACTGAATCATTAATCAGATAAGAGTAGGATACCGTAGTCACGCATTGCATTATTAGATTGATCCACTTCTCATGGAATCCTAGTCTCTTAAGTACTTGCGATATGAACCTCCATTCGACTCTGTCATATGCTTTAGACATGTCAGTTTTCACTGCCATCGTACACTTCTTTTGCGCTTGAGAGGTCTTTAGGTACTGTAGCACTTCGTGGGTGATTAGGATGTTGTCTGCTATTGCTCTGCCTGGAATAAATGCTGACTGGTTCTCTGAGATAATGTGTTGTAGAATAGGCTTAAGTCTGAGTGCCAGCAGCTTGGATATAATTTTGAAGTAGACATTGCATAAAGCGATAGGACGGTAATCAGCAACCCTTTTTGCTCCTACTATCTTTGGAATGAGTCTAACGTGTGTAACGTTTTGCGAGGTGCGGAGGTTTTCTGTAGCAAAGAAGGCTTTGATCTCCCTGATCACATCTGATCCCACAACTTCCCAGTTGGCATGAAAGAAGCTCGCCGAGAACCCATCAGGACCCGGGGCTTTGTCCGGGTGAATGGCAAAGGTAGCCTCCTTTATTTCTATATCAGATGGCGCCTTAATTAATGCTTCATTCATTTCATCAGTGACACAGTGTTGAAGCGCTTTTTCTACTGTTTGTAGACCATCATGCTGCTCTGAAGTGAAGATATGGTCGAAATACTTACATATAACACCGGCAATCTGCTCCTCTTCGAACCACGGTATTCCATTCTCATCCTCAATGACTGTGAGTCTATTTTTGGCCTTCCTGGCCTTAGTAGAGGCGTGGAAATAGCCAGTATTAGAATCCCCTAGTGTAAGCCATAGTTGTCTACTTCGTTGCCTCCAATAATCCTCTTCTGCTTTGTAGGCTTTAAGCAGGTTTGTATTTATCTCATGAATGAGATCATCCTGTGGCACCTGATTCGTCATTGCTGCATCTAATTGAGATCGAAGTGCCTCCAGTGCCTTCCGGCTGTTCTCATGAAAGACTCTGCTCCAACTACATATGGCCTTCCTACAGCAGGATAGTTTTGCTTCCACATCGAGGTAAGGAACTGAATCCCAAATTTCCTGAACCAGTTTCCTGACTTCAGGATTATCTTTAAGTCGCCTGTCAAATCTGAAGATCTTTGCACCTTTTTTCCTTCTTGTGTCCAGGAAAGTGAGCAGCGGTCTATGATCAGATCCTTCATATCGGAGGTATTGGCATCGCGACGACGGGAAGGTGTCAAACCATTCACTGTTACTTATAGTTCGATCCAGTCGGCACTGCACAAGGTAGGTACTTCTTTTGCCCCTCCACGATAAATAATTCCCATAATGTTTGACATCAAAGAGTCCGTTGCTTGACAGGAAAGTTCTAAACGAGCAAAAAGATCCTTCTGCTCGCTCAGGGCCTCCTTTCTTTTCACTATTGTCGGTCAACTCGTTGAAGTCTCCAGTCAAGAGCCATGGCTCTCCAGGCGAGGGTTGTAGAGTCGAGAGTTCATTCCAAATTTGAAGCCTTTTGGTATGGTCTGGTTCTCCATAAACGAAGGTGATTTGATATGTCTTTCCTTTGTCTTCTATCACCGTATCAATGAGGTTCTTTGTGCTTGTCCTTACCGTGAGTTTGATATGATTCTTCCAGATAAGGAAGAGACCACCACCTCCCGAGCTAGTAGGGGGAACAGCATGGTAGTTATCGATGGAGAGCCACTGTAATTTGTCAAGGATAACAGCTGTGTCGTTCTTTGTCTCCATAAGGAAGAAGATGTCTGGGGAGTTTCTCCGATGAATCTCCCTCAAACGCTGGACTGTTATGGGGTTCCCCAGCCCACAACAGTTCCAGCTCAGAGCTACTAAGGAGCCGGGGGTGGAGGAGACCGAAAATCCTGCTTTCTCTGAGGGCGAGATGGAGGTTGCTTTGTCGATGGGTTCGGTCCCCTTCTTGAAGGTCCAGCTGTTTCGTTTGTCTGATTTGAAGTAGGCTGCTTCTGTATTCCTGTCTGACCATCTCTCTGTGTTTTGCTTGTAGCAGGAATTAACTGTATTGCTGGAGTTTTCTCCATTGGGTTCCTTCCTCCAATGAGACTGGTTCCCCGACGATCCTCTCCTACTGTCCCAGAGTCTCTTGGAAGACCTCTGTTAACTCGCTTACTTCCACAGCTGGGGGATTGCTGGAGTTGTGAGAGCTTCCTTTTCTTTGAGCTAGCTCCGCGAAGAATATTGGGGGATAAACGCGGTGGGCGAATTCTCACTTGCTTCGGTTTCTGGGAGACTGTCTTATTCTGATAGTTACGTAGTGTTTCCTCGTCATCCGCCACTTCCCCCATTTCTCTTTGTGGTACCTGATCTTCTTCCACCTCTAATACAGGGCTGATTATGATAGACTGGAGGCGTGAAGTGCCCTGTCCTTTAGACATGGGGTTTGGAGGATTTTCCGGTGATGACGGACCAGCATAGTGAGAGGCAAAAACACAGGGAGCCGGTGGTGGTGTAACTTCTGCATCTGACGGCTGCATAGCCTCATTGAAGTCTATTCCAGGGGGGCTCACTGATCTTATTCCACGTTCCCAGGGGGACAAAGGACGTCGTTGGTTTGCAGTAGCTGCTAAGATTGATTCTGCCGCCCTCTCTGTTAGGCCCTCTGCATCGCTTTCAAGGACTCTACGTTGCCTGGCTGCTGCTTCAATTGGGTTCGCGCAACTAAGGTACTGTTTTGTAACGTCCTGAAGCTCCTGTAGAATTTGATCCTTTGTAGGTATCTTTAGGGCGTTCTGTTGTTGGTTGAACCTTTCTCTCTGATCAGGTGGGCCAGTTCGGAGCAACAGAAGGCCTGCTGCTGTTTCCTCTGTTTGGCCTCTGGCATCTCCTGCCATCACCCTCTGTCTTCTGGCTGCTGCTTCTGTGGGATCAGGATAGTTTAGGTAGCGTAGTGTTGCTTCGTTAAGTTCCGAGATGATTGATTCTTCAGTCTGTCTCTTTGGTGTTTCCTCAGCTTCTAAATTGTGTTGGTTCTGCTCTGTAGCGCTTTGAGGATTACCAGCAAGAATTACAGTCTGAGGAGCTAATAGTAAAGGTTGGCCTGCTGGTTTCACTCGCCACTCACTGAGTCCCTTTTGAGGGAACAGGTGTTTCCTTTGTGCTCCCGTCTCTCTCAGTGGTTCTCTTCGTGTCGTGTACGGGGGAGAGTTGTATTCGACTGGTCTAGGTTCCTGTTCCACTTCCTTGCGTCTCCAGTTAGTGGACTCCCCTCGCTTGGTATCTGATGATCTGACCGGTGGCGGAACTCGAGTTTGCTTTGAACCTATTCGTGCTCCAAAGTTGTTTCCATGACGATCCACTCTTTCGTGGAAGGCTGTCGTGTGTTGTTTACTCGAAGGATCTGAGCGGTATCTTTCTGTTGTTTGCTGATCTGCACCTCTGTAGTAGTGGTTAGTTGCCGTGTCTCTGTTACTTATTTGAGTCTCGATGCGTGCAGGTGAAGCTTCCTCGAAAGTAGCTACTTCCTGTTGCCTTTCCATCAGATAACTTGGGCAGTCCTTCTTAAGATGAGTCAGCGATGAGCACCAAGAGCAGTGGTTTTCTAACTTCTCATAGTCAAGGTAGATAATGCTTTCTTCCCCTGAGTCATATTCCATGACAGCTTTTTTGATAAGAGGTTTAAAGCCATCTACTAGAACTCTGACTCGAGCTGTTGTTTTTGTTAACTCATGGTCAACCAGTGTTCCGAGCTCTTTTCCTACGCTGCAGACAACTTCATCCATCCAGAAGTGTAGTGGGAGGCCTTTGATTCGGATCCAGAACGGGATCTGTGACGGGAAGGAGTGTGAGATGACCGGCTCCCACCTCTGGATGATGACCATCCAATAAGAGAAGTGGTATGGCCTATTGTCGAGTACTCTGCGTAAGTCCTCCTCCCTCTCAAATCTGAATTGAAAGTACCCATTTCCCAGGTCTGACCCTGTAACACTCCCTTGTAGGTGCCACTTGCGAGGTAGCGCTGGTAACAGGGCCCAGATCTTCTGTTCCTGAAGGTTAGTGACCCTTCCTATGAGTGTGAGCGCGTTCTCCTTGATGAGTGCTGCGTTGTCTACGCAAGGTGCTTTGATTCTTGTGATGTGAGTATCTTTGTCTCTAGAAGTTATACTCTtccctttttcttcttttgaaaaACGTCTTGCCATGATTGCTAGGTGAGTTTGTCAAGAGATCGTTGAGGAGATGATTACGGGTGCTGTTGGGGTTTTAGAAGTGATCCTAGTGGTGTGGCTACGAATTTGAAGGTAAAGATcttggtgaagaagaacttggttCCTTTAGGTCTGTGAAGATGAATGTTGGAGGATGCTACTTCTGGACAAGAAGTAGGGCTTCCCAAAAGGAGCAAAGCAAGGACCGCTGGGTTGTTTCCAAATTCAGTAACCTTCTGAGCTGTCGTTTTCACTTTTTTGGAGACGTTGGAGATGCTGCTTCACTGCCTTGGTAGTCGTGCCTGGGAGAGTCCTGTCGATCCCATTCTTCCTTTTTGCGTTAAGAGTTTATGTCCCGTACTCGTCTTAAATTTTGAAGTACTTGACGTTATCAAGGTAAGTAATAAGTCGATAAATTTCAATATTCGCAAatacaaggcaagtaccaagtATCATTTAGTTTGAAGTATTTGCCTTGTTACTTGTTACTTAGTACCcgttttataaaatacttaatACGTACAACATAATACTTAATATTTCTAACATAGTACTTGTCTTTTGCATTACAATAACATCAACATTAGTTTAATACAAGGAAGCCCAAGAAGTAGACACAAATCTTTTTTGGAGCATTGAAATGTGGAGAAAAAATGAATTTCATGTGGCCATTCAATATTTCAAatgcttattttatttttgtctacTTCTTTATAATTTCTTGTGATTTTTGGATGTTAAAAGTTTGGGATACATGTTCTTTTTGTATGAAATATGTATGTTTATTTCGACTACTTGCAAATAATTAACAAAcgagtatttttttttgcaagtaAAACAAGTACTTGTGTCAATCAAGGCAAGTATAAGTAGTAAACCAAATTATTTGGACAAGGCAAGTCAAGTCGCAAGTAGTTGAAAATTGGCAAGTACTTGCCTTGCGCCCAGCCCTACTAACTTTAGAGCATCAccaaaaaactatattttaaagtttgtgaaattttatatttaaagttttaaaatgttcTTTTCTAAAAGTGagatttcaaatttaatttcaaaattatttgtaattaaCTCTATAATCTTTATATTtgtcataattaatatatatccataaaactttataaataactaacatatataaaacatattacaaCAGTACTAATTAACAAAATCTTACACTACAGtgtaaaattataaagaaaaatacataattaaacattaaaatacaagaaaatactatattatttcctaaaattatttatgtaatattccGTTTTCAGTTACATAAAATTTGTTTGGACAATGTTTTAGAGATTTTGGAGGTTCCATAGCAAATTTACCAGCCATTagtgttattttaatatttaatattcatataacttttaaaaaggttttattaagttttttgtaatattcttgttgtctaattctagttttaaaataatatatattttatttaaattttttaatttattttaatgtaaaacttgaatttataaaaaaaaatctgaaataattatgagatatgaaaatggttaaatattaaaatgataaaaaaatacttaaaattataaatgtatGTGTAATTAATTGTAAGGaacaaaatgcaaataaaagatgaaatttCAAAGTTGATtggtgaaacttcaaatatcttcaaaactctaaatttgaagttttgatttttttttggaaagcaaaaaaaactctatatttgaaatttttttttttttctggagaTACTCTTGCAATAATACAAAGTTAAATAAATAGAGATGATCAAGTGGTAGACGGATAATAGTGAAATCCAAGTTTGAAATAACCCCACAGCACTACCTTTGTATGACCAGGCGGATTTGAAATCATGTTTTATATCTCATTTGAAAATTCGGAATAAAAGTCTATATATGGACAACATCATCTTTTGGGGATTAATTTTGACCTCACTGTTGGTTTTGGATATCtctaaaattaaaagaaaaaaaaagttttaaatatttgcTTAAGATACATTTGGACTAAATTACCTTTTGTAACACCTCTAAAGTTTGAAGTATATATTTAGACACATCTACAATTGTAAAAAAGTTTGTAGCTATTACAAAAACATAGAACACTGTCTTAGGTTCTCAAGGTTGGGCAAaccatctatatatatttaactagcAAATGTTTCATCATTTAAGCGCATGAGTTATTTAATCCAAACGTTTAAAATTCTTACTAACTTTgcatagaaaagaaaaagaaacttaacGATATATGAACGGTAAgattataagtatataatattatgacTGTATGAATTCAGTTTTGGATATATATGACTATAAAGAGAAAACTTAAGTTATTCTATATACAGATAAAAGTAGAAGTTAACATGTAATGCATATCAACTAATTATGTAAAGCTAACAAAAAAGCAATTAAGCGACAAAAAGCAACTAATTATGTACCTccaagttatatatatatatatatatgcaactACCAATTGtttaatttagcaaaaaaaagaaaaaaaactaccaATTGTTTAGCTACTGACATGGCCACTACCGTGAGTAAAGGGCTTGTCAATTATATTTAATCAGTGGAACTACatattatatgcatatatataatcgAGAAGGTCCAATGAGAGTATTTTAGACTAGAATTCTgaaggtaaaaatatattaaaataatggtAAATGAATCAAAAGCATTAGCGTGAATTCTCTATAGACAATCTCTATAGACAATCTCTAAGAGCAccattaaccaaaaaaatagtGTTTTATTGGAGATGTTCTAAGAACATCATTAATGAAGTGATTTAGAAGAAGATgcttaaaaaaatcaatttaatagTCGATGAGTTCCAGGATGGGCTCACAAAAATATAACAACCACTGCTTTTGCTACTTATTTAAGCAATTCTAACAAGAAATACTCATAtgatatctaaaatataaacaattattaaaaaaaaattagcaattCAGATACATTTACATATCAATATTATTTGTATAGAACTCCTATTTTATATACTCACCGATAAAGGTGTTCTTAGGTATCTTAACGAATAGTGGCCACTATGCCTTATATTGTGTCTTGTTTATCCTCTTGTTTATCTATATATAGACTCACTTAACGCTTCTTCTTTAGTCATATCTTCCACTGTCGAGCTAGGTCCCTCCCCAGCCTCCTACTACTAATCTTTCCTAATTTCATTCGACCTAAAATCCCTCACTATGGCTTGTAAGGCATTACTATTATTGTTTGTGCTCCTATTGGTAACGGGAACAGAAGGGAGGGTAGTTCGGGTTTCGAACAGTAAAGATGCTGAAAGCGAAGAGCTTTTGAAACGGTTGGGATACAACGTTTCTGAACTAAAGCGTCTTGGAGAGATTTCAGCACGAAGTGAAATAAACAGATTTTCTCCGGGAGGGCCAGACCCTCAACATCACTCTTATTCTTTGTCTTCAAAGCCATGATTTGATCAGAGTTTGTGTTGACACTTGTCATGTATGATATTGTTATCATTTCAAAGTCAAAATATCATAGAATCTATGGTCATCGTGAtgtttaaaaatcttttaagaTGTACGATCGAGGCTCTCCTGAAGTGTTCTTGTAAAGTTTAAAGAATTGTACCCATATTTTTCTCGGCAAGCGTACCAACTCCAGTATCATATATGCATGCATgctaagttcaaaaaaaaatatatgcatGCATGCTATTTAACGAGGTGTATTAACCTAAGAGTTtaaagtgatttgtattaaaatgacaaattcactattattcaaattttaattttaaaaagcattttaatccagtgttattgaacttgcatttataaaacattatgaaatccactgttattgaacaaaatttaaattgaaatccACGAGAGttctttagttataaaaataaaaatctaaacctCACTGTTTTATATGAGATTCTGGagtattttaacaaaaaattatataccaaattttataattctcctgcaaattcattaaaaaaatcaatcacttcaaatttcagattcaatacacccccttaAGATTTTTATAacattctttataattttttgtaactttAATATCCTTTATTACCAtcatttttttgctaaataactTTATTACCATCATcacatttctaaaataattattacatgaAATtgaagataatatatatatatatatataatgttcttaaaactaaaataaaaataataaaacataaaatagcaATATATggctaattatttttaaaatgatttacaTCCCCAAGGAAAAATGAGATATACTATCATCTTTCAACCGATTCGTACACAAACAAGAAATTTGGAAAtcttacaatattttatattttcttgcaGTGGTatacacaaattaaaaataattcaaatttacgaaaaataaaaaataactaaaaataatataataagttAGACATTATTTTGGCCCGATAAAATGTAGCTAAGTCGGACGTATGAATCTTACTCAATAGCGCTTTATAGTCATCTATCCGATAATATAGCGCGCTTCCGCGTAGGCTTGGACAAGGATTAGATATCCATGTTTTAAAagtatttgtaatttattttgtatgttaTAGATATCcaattttttgatttggtttgcttcagaaaaatacagatattcagaaaaatagaaatccggaaaataaatacatatttcctaatatttacaaataattacggatatctcattttttattaataaaaataatcttaaaagtttgatacaaatttgtttcgtaaaatatttgtttgtacaatatataagataaaaagtttaaaagtagtgaatctacatattttgtcaattttttaaacttagttaacaattatattaacaccaaacttaagaaaaattataattgtcatgaAAAACtttcttccttttatgtaatttttttatataagtaataatgtgaaaaaaattggcaaatcatatgttagaatactttttttataattttgtacatttaaaattttaaatataattaagatatacatatatttatatattgccggatcggatcggatattcgctttcCAAAATTTTGATGTTTGTGATTTGAttcgattttaacggatattgattttagtattttgttttatttcaaaaatttacgAATATCCAGAATTTTTGGATCAATTCAAAATGAATAACAAGCCAAATCAAATTTAATGGATTAAATTATCAGCTCTACCTTTCTCAGTGGACGTACGCTAGTTAAGTTATGATTATAGAACCTTGATCCACTCGCAGATGAACATACATGTGAAATAAGTCATTTTAATATACAAATGCagtttataaaaaagaaaccatCTATGACCAGGATTACCGAATGGATTCGGctttttgattatatatgtGCAGATTCGCAATGGACTTGGAACTAtccaaatatatgtatataatacaTGTTACGAATGAATCCGTATCAACttgaacaaacaaaagaaactcaTGAGTAAAAATGAATAGA
It encodes:
- the LOC108853737 gene encoding CLAVATA3/ESR (CLE)-related protein 7, with protein sequence MACKALLLLFVLLLVTGTEGRVVRVSNSKDAESEELLKRLGYNVSELKRLGEISARSEINRFSPGGPDPQHHSYSLSSKP